The genomic window GATCAGGTTCCTTATAACTGCCAAAAGGGGCTTGAATCATTTTCAATTTTCCAAGCTTGCCAGTGTCAATGATCCGTTTCAATTCCTTGTAAAGCGGCATGTTAAAAATAGTCATTGCCTCTGCAAGAATCAGACTTTTCTTTTCTGCTAAGGCCATTGCTTCCATTAGTTCTGCACTGTTCATGGTAATTGCTTTTTCACAGAGCACATGTTTTCCTGCTTGCAAAGCTTGAATGATATGGCTGTGATGCTGCTTGTTTGGAACAGCGATATAGATGATATCGATTGTTTGATCGGCAAGTAATTCGTCGTATGACCCATAGGAAGTAGGGATTCCATATTCGTCTGCAAATTCCTTTGCTTTACTTGCGGTACGTGAAGCAACAGCTGCTAATAAATTTCTTTCCGGAGAAAAAGCAAAAGCAGAAGCAAATTGATGGGCGATCTCTCCTAGACCAATAATTCCCCAGTTGTATTTCTTCAAAAATTCGTCCTCCTAATGATAAGGTATTTTCTACATTATACAAAAGAAGAGTGAAAGATTGAAAGAAAATGGCAAAAAATGGAAAGATTCCTTTTTTTTAGAGAGAAATAGATGATTTTTATTCTTTTTTTAAGTAAAATGAAAGAGAGGAGGAGATTGGTATGCACCAAGTGTACATAGATATTATTTTAAGTGCGATTATTGAACAATATTCTTCAGAGGAAACGTTCTATTTGGATTATTTAAACATTGATGAAACCCAATGGGTAAATTGGAAAAATGGGGCTGGGAATCTTAGTAATGAAGATATGCAGAAGGTGAAAAACTTATTCACTGATTATGAGTGGATGTTGACTCAAAAAATCATGCGTCAAACTGTACTTTTTCCTGAAAAAAGGAACATTGCTGTTTCTGAATATAAACGATTGAAGACTATTATTGCCGGAAAATGGCTGAAAAGTGATGTTGGTAGAGCAGAGTTGCTGCCCTCTGGTGGTACGAATGAAGATGAAGGCTTTATCAATTTGAAGGTTTCCGTTTCTTATGGTGAATGGGGTTTTGATGATATTCTGACCTTCCGTCTTCCGTCTAGATTACAACCGCAATTGGAAGGATCGAAGGTCGAGTTACTCGATTGGGTCGATGAAAACCTGATGGATACGTATGTTGGAGAGTAATCAGAACAGAAGTTTAAAAAATAACAAACGTTATAATAACTGCTCTTGTAATAGAAAGCATTTTATTGTATAGTTTGCTAGAATGTTCATCAGGTTAAGAGATGTATAGTAAATATAAAGTAGGGATTTTATGACAATAAAAAGGCGTAGAAAAAAAAGGCTTCCTGTTTTTCTTTTAGGATTGCTGATACTCACCGGAGTTTTTGTATTTTCTTTCCGGACGTATTTCAGTAATAGTACAAAAGAAAATGTCGAGACGCAGGATAAGAAAAAAGTGTCTAAGGAAGAATTTATTGAACGGATTGTACCTCACGCCCAAGAACTGCAAGCTTCATATGGTGTTTTACCAAGCATTATTGTTGGTCAGGGAATCTTGGAATCCAATTGGGGACAGAGTACCTTGGCTTCTGAATATAACAATTTATTTGGCATAAAGGCTTATGGTGATCAAAAAAAAGTGAAATTGCAAACAGAGGAGTACATAAACGAAGTGTGGGTAACAATAGAAGGAGATTTCAGAGTCTACGATACTTGGGAAGAATCTATGGATGATCACACAAAACTGTTTGTAAATGGTGTCGATTGGAATCCTCGTTTATATGAAAATGTTCTTTTAGCAAATGACTACAAAGTAGCAGCTGAGGCATTACAAACAGCTGGCTATGCAACAGACCCAGATTATGCGGATAAGGTAATCCACGTGATTGAAACGTATGAGCTCTATAAATACGATTATTGATAAAAGGAAAGGGCGTGTCTGCATGGATAAATTATGGATACCGGAAATCACAACTCCACTGAAACAAGATATCATTCAAGTCCCAGAGGTAATCAGTCAGGCGAGCGGAATTAAAATATTTGGAAAAAAGATTCGTTCAATCATTTTTACGACTGATATAGCAATCATTCGGAATACGAATGCTGACGCAGTAATAGCTGTCTATCCATTTACTCCTCATCCTGCTATTACCAAAAGTATTATCGAAGCAGCCGATATTCCAGTCTTTTCTGGTGTTGGCGGAGGGCTTACGCAAGGAACTCGCTCGGTATATATGAGCCTATTTGCTGAATCACAAGGCTCGATTGGTGTTGTGTTGAATGGTCCAACGCCCATAGAGACGATCAAAAGCGTATGTGAAGTAGTTGATATCCCTGTTATTAGTACTATCACATCAAGATACACTCCGTTAGATGACAAATTGGAAGCGGGGGTTACTGTAATCAACATCAGTGCAGGGAAAGATACAGCGGATACAGTCAAGCATTTTAGAGAGAAGTACCCTGACTTACCAATTATTGCTACCGGAGGCCCGACAGAAGCCTCCATTCAAGAAACCATTGATGCCGGAGCGAATGCAGTAACATATACGCCTCCGACAAACGGTGAGCTATTCAGTAAGAAAATGGCGAAGTATCGTGAAGATGAGAAAAACGAGACAAATTAAACAAGAGCGTGGATGTGACAGAAGTTTTTGTCCTGTTACTACTATAAATGAACAATTTTGAGAGCCTAGGCACTAAGGCTTTCTAAAATAGAGTCTGGGATCAACTGTATCCTGGATTTTTTTGTTTATCTGCATCTACTGTTTGGTAAAAACTAGTTGTTCAAACAATTGCAGGGGGATAATAAATGGTTTTGATCTATTGATTAAATTATAGGAGGAAGAACGCAACAGTTAAGTAAGCGATTTCTTGCAAAGAGCGCTCATTTTTATGAGAAAATTCTAAGGTGTGTTTTCGTAGCTGCTTCTTGCTTTTTTCTTATTTTAGAGGATAATAGAGAATATCAATTTTTTAGCTTATATATGGTCGTGATAAGGATGACCGTTTCTACCCGGCACCGTAAAGGCTGGACTATAAGTGGAAAAGCGTGTTCGATTTGAACCCCCTTTTTTGCTTTGCGAAAAAGGGGGTTTTTCATATTTTGGGAGGAGATAATCGGAATGAAAGAACTAGTAGAACGAATCAAAAAAGACGGACAGGTCCTTGGTGATGGTGTCTTGAAAGTCGACAGTTTTGTAACGCATCAGGTGGATGCAGAGCTGATGGAAAAAATAGGGGAACGATTTGCCGAAGTATTTGCTGATCAGGGGATCACGAAAGTTGTGACAATCGAGGCTTCCGGTATTGCTCCGGCGCTATATGCGGCCCAGGCATTGAAAGTGCCAATGATTTTTGCTCGTAAAGCAAAAAGCTTAACAATGGCAGAAGAGCTGCTGACTACTTCGGTATATTCTTTTACGAAACAAGTGACCAGTCAAATTTCTATTTCTAAAAAATTCTTATCTGAGGGAGACACTGTGTTGATCATTGATGATTTTCTTGCAAATGGTCAGGCAGCTAAAGGATTAGTCGAGTTATGCCAACAGGCAGGGGCTACAGTTTCCGGAATTGGTATTCTTATTGAAAAATCTTTTCAGGATGGTCGAGCGTTGCTGGAAGAGATGGATTTGAGAGTTGTTTCTTTAGCGAGGATTGCTTCACTAGAAAATAAGACAGTCGAATTTCTTGAGGAGGACGCGTAACAATGGAAAGCAGTAAACAAAGGACTACTGAGCAAAATCATCCTGAAACATCAACGGCTCAAAGTGCTGTTTTGGGGCTGCAGCATCTACTGGCAATGTATGCCGGAGCTGTGGCAGTACCTTTGCTGATAGGAACGGGACTAAATTTCAATACAGAACAAATGACCTATCTGATTTCTATTGATATTTTTATGTGTGGTGTGGCTACATTGCTTCAGTTGACCGTCAATAAATTCTTTGGTATTGGTTTGCCGGTCGTTTTAGGTTGTGCGATTCAAGCTGTGGCACCATTGATTATGATTGGTAATGATAAAGGTGTAGGCGCGATTTATGGCTCCATCATCGCAGCGGGTATTTTTATCGTATTGATATCTGGTGTATTTTCCAAAATTAAGGTCCTGTTTCCCCCGTTGATTACAGGAACGATCATCACTGTGATCGGTCTAACGCTTATTCCCGTAGCCGTGGAAAAAATGGGTGGTGGCTTAGCTAGTACACCGACTTTTGGTTCAGTGGATAATCTATTGTTAGCTTTCACAACTATAGTGCTGATTGTGGTCATTCAGGTTTGGGGGAAAGGCTTCATTCGTTCGATTTCTGTATTAGTTGGTTTAGCAGGTGGGACAGCACTGGCTGCTGTTTTAGGAATGGTAGATCTTCAACCAATTGGCGAAGCAACATGGTTCCATTTCCCTCAACCATTTTATTTTGGGACGCCAACATTTGATATTTCATCTATTTTGCTGATCATCATTATTTCTATTGTCAGCATGGTGGAATCAACGGGTGTTTATTTTGCCTTAGGAGATATCACAGGAAAACATGTTGGTGAGCAAGAGCTGAAAAAAGGGTATCGTGCAGAAGGTCTAGCTGTTATTCTTGGCGGTATTTTCAACACATTCCCATATACTGGTTTTTCTCAAAATGTTGGATTGGTTCAGTTATCAGGGATAAAAACACGCAAACCAATTTATTTCTCGGCATTTTTCTTAATTATTTTGGGTTTGCTTCCCAAAGTCGGTGCTGCTGCTCAGATCATTCCTGAGCCAGTTTTAGGTGGTGGGATGCTGGTCATGTTCGGTATGGTGGCTGTTCAAGGAATGAAGATGTTAGCCAAAGTCAATTTTGACAATGATAAAAACTTATTGATTATTGCCATTTCTATCGGTTTTGGTTTAGGCTTCAACATGATGCCTGAGCTGTTTGCTAAATTACCCGAAACAATCACGATGTTTACTGGAAATGGAATCGTCATGAGTAGCATTACCGCAATTGTATTGAATTTTCTTTTTAATGGGGTAAAGACAGAGAACCAAGAGTCGGCTTAAGTAGCAACTTGTAGTTGAAATTATCTAGAAGAGAGATTGTGATAGAAGCAGTCAGCTTCAAGCACCAAAAGTAGGTACTTTTCATCATCTGTTCTGCTCAAAAGAGCAATCATAGTGATTCTAAGCAATAAGGCGAAAATTCCGAAAATGACAAGAAACACGGAATGTTTTATTCTGATGTTGATTGATTCCTACTTGGTGTCCCATAATTTTTTATGAATTTTCGACTTATTATCGAAAAGCCTTGAAACACAGGGTTTACCACTGATGCATTCTCGCTTGTGTCTCGTCGCAGTTTAGGGCCTACGAGTGTTGAGCGAATATCGACGCAGCTCGCTGCAAGTAGCTGCTTCTGGAATACTGTTTATTCGATTTTAAAGGGCTGAGGCACATTAATGTGACAGCCCTTTTTATTGTTACAAAAAAAGATCAAGAATGAGTGGACAAAAGTGTTGTTTCTAGTAAACAAATGTTTTCGATAGAATACGAACGATATTCATATTTTTTTATTTAATATTCGATATTTCTTTGACACCTCTTCTTGAGGTTGCTAAAATAGAGAAAGAAAATGAGGATAGGAAGGAATGGATTATGTCTACAATAGTATCTGTCATCATGGGGAGTACATCGGATTGGGAAACAATGAAGCATGCCTGTGATATTCTGGAAGAATTTCAGATTCCGTATGAAAAGAAAGTTGTATCGGCTCATCGCACCCCGGATTATATGTTTACCTTTGCAGAAACAGCCCGAGAACGTGGGATCAAAGTAATAATTGCCGGAGCAGGAGGTGCTGCTCATCTGCCTGGGATGGTGGCAGCGAAAACAACGCTGCCGGTTATTGGTGTTCCCGTACAATCCAAAGCATTGAATGGTTTGGATTCACTGTTGTCCATTGTTCAGATGCCAGGCGGTGTACCCGTTGCCACAACAGCAATTGGAAAAGCAGGTGCAACTAACGCCGGACTACTTGCAGTTCAGATGCTTTCCATGTATGATTTAGAGATAACGGAAAAATTAAAAGAGCGACGTGAATCTCTTGAACAAATCGTGATGGAAAGTAGTGATGACCTTGAATAAGCCTGTATTACCGGGCCAGATGATTGGAATTGTCGGTGGCGGACAATTGGGGAAAATGATGGCATTGAGTGCTAAAGAAATGGGCTTTCGAATTGCTGTATTGGACCCTAGTGTTGACTGTCCTGCTGCACAAGTAGCAGACTGGCATTTATTGGCTGAATATAATGATTTAGAGGCTTTGGAAGAACTGGCGAACAGATCTGAGGTTGTGACGTATGAGTTTGAAAATGTTGATGTTGATAGCTTGGTACACATCCAGCCCTTAGTGGATATTCCACAGGGAACCGATTTATTGGCGATCACTCAAGATCGATTGCTGGAAAAAAGCTTTTTAGAATCTAATAATATCGTGATCGCACCCTATGCAACAATCGTCAGTCCAACAGATATTCAAGATGCTATTGATGGTATCGGCTATCCATGTGTATTGAAAACAACACGTGGCGGATATGATGGGAAAGGGCAGTACGTTCTGTATAGCCCATCTGATTTAGCTCCATCAATGAATCTATTAAAAGAAGGAACTTGTGTTTTAGAAGCGTGGATTCCCTTTGAAAAAGAGATTTCAGTTTTGGTTTCAGGGAACGGTCAGGGTGATATTGAGACATTCCCTGTAGGGGAAAACATCCATAGAAATAATATTCTTCATGAAACGATTGTACCAGCAAGAGTTGACGATGAAGTGATCGAAGAGGCACAACGAATTGCTCGTTTGATTGCCAAAGAAGTCAATCTAGCTGGGACTCTTGCTGTAGAAATGTTTTTAACGAACAATGGCGGCATCTACGTAAATGAACTAGCTCCAAGACCTCACAATTCAGGTCATTACACGATCGAGGCTTGTACTTTCAGCCAGTTTGATACACATATTCGTGGTATTTGCGGTTGGTCGATTCCAACAATTGAGCTGCTTTCAGATGCGGTAATGGTCAATATCATGGGAGACGAAATTTTTGAAACGATGGATTTCGTTACGGAGAAAATGAACTGGCACTTCCACTATTATGGGAAAACAGAAGCAAAGCCAGCAAGAAAAATGGGGCATATCACCATTTTAACGGATGATATATTCGATACATTAGAAGAAATTTATCAAACCAGTATTTGGGATTAGGAAGGGATAAAACAATGATCGATCGCTATTCAAGACCGGAAATGAGAACTATTTGGACAGATGAAAATCGCTATCAGGCATGGCTGGAAGTAGAGATTTTAGCAGATGAGGCATGGGCTGAATTAGGAGATATTCCTAAAGAAGATGTGGAGAAAATCAGAGCAAATGCGTCATTTGATGTTGCAAGAATTCTTGAAATTGAAGAAACGACTCGCCACGATGTTGTGGCATTTACGCGAGCTGTTTCTGAGACTTTGGGAGAAGAGCGCAAGTGGGTCCACTATGGGCTGACAAGTACAGATGTCGTAGATACAGCGTATGGTTACTTATTAAAACAAGCAAATGATATTTTGCGAAAAGATCTACAAACTTTTACGGATATCATTGGTGAAAAGGCGAAAGAACATAAACATACTGTCATGATGGGAAGAACCCATGGTGTCCATGCAGAGCCGACAACTTTTGGTTTGAAGCTGGCGTTATGGTATTCAGAAATGAAAAGAAATATCGAACGCTTTGAACATGCGGCAAAAGGCGTAGAGGCTGGTAAAATCAGCGGAGCTGTTGGGACATTTGCCAATATTCCACCGTTTGTGGAAGAATACGTTTGCGGCAAGCTGGGGATTCGACCGCAAGAGATTTCTACGCAAGTATTGCCTCGTGATTTACATGCGGAATACTTCTCTGCAATGGCATTGATTGCCACAAGCATTGAAAAATTTGCTACGGAAATTCGTGGTCTTCAGAAATCTGAAACACGAGAAGTGGAAGAGTTCTTTGCAAAAGGTCAGAAAGGCTCGTCTGCGATGCCCCATAAGCGTAATCCTATTGGTTCTGAAAATATGAGCGGATTAGCCCGTGTAGTCAGAGGTCATATGATTACGGCCTATGAAAATGTTTCTTTGTGGCATGAACGAGATATTTCTCACTCTTCTGCAGAACGAATCATTATTCCAGATACAACGATGCTATTAAACTATATGTTGAATCGTTTTGGCAATATTGTGAAAAATCTAACGGTATTTCCTGAGAATATGAAGCGCAATATGAATG from Enterococcus sp. 9E7_DIV0242 includes these protein-coding regions:
- a CDS encoding Gfo/Idh/MocA family protein codes for the protein MKKYNWGIIGLGEIAHQFASAFAFSPERNLLAAVASRTASKAKEFADEYGIPTSYGSYDELLADQTIDIIYIAVPNKQHHSHIIQALQAGKHVLCEKAITMNSAELMEAMALAEKKSLILAEAMTIFNMPLYKELKRIIDTGKLGKLKMIQAPFGSYKEPDPNNRFFNPDLAGGALLDIGTYAVSFARWFLTEQPTVKASVMEPFSTGVDEQSITILQNEKNEMAAVTLSFQSKAPKVGVVSFENAYITVNDYPRADRAELYFNDGTTETIISGSSEQALAYEIEAMTDFIEKKQPNRSLFLTRDVIDLLDQMQQEWAK
- a CDS encoding glycoside hydrolase family 73 protein, which codes for MTIKRRRKKRLPVFLLGLLILTGVFVFSFRTYFSNSTKENVETQDKKKVSKEEFIERIVPHAQELQASYGVLPSIIVGQGILESNWGQSTLASEYNNLFGIKAYGDQKKVKLQTEEYINEVWVTIEGDFRVYDTWEESMDDHTKLFVNGVDWNPRLYENVLLANDYKVAAEALQTAGYATDPDYADKVIHVIETYELYKYDY
- a CDS encoding hydrolase produces the protein MDKLWIPEITTPLKQDIIQVPEVISQASGIKIFGKKIRSIIFTTDIAIIRNTNADAVIAVYPFTPHPAITKSIIEAADIPVFSGVGGGLTQGTRSVYMSLFAESQGSIGVVLNGPTPIETIKSVCEVVDIPVISTITSRYTPLDDKLEAGVTVINISAGKDTADTVKHFREKYPDLPIIATGGPTEASIQETIDAGANAVTYTPPTNGELFSKKMAKYREDEKNETN
- a CDS encoding xanthine phosphoribosyltransferase, with protein sequence MKELVERIKKDGQVLGDGVLKVDSFVTHQVDAELMEKIGERFAEVFADQGITKVVTIEASGIAPALYAAQALKVPMIFARKAKSLTMAEELLTTSVYSFTKQVTSQISISKKFLSEGDTVLIIDDFLANGQAAKGLVELCQQAGATVSGIGILIEKSFQDGRALLEEMDLRVVSLARIASLENKTVEFLEEDA
- a CDS encoding nucleobase:cation symporter-2 family protein, yielding MESSKQRTTEQNHPETSTAQSAVLGLQHLLAMYAGAVAVPLLIGTGLNFNTEQMTYLISIDIFMCGVATLLQLTVNKFFGIGLPVVLGCAIQAVAPLIMIGNDKGVGAIYGSIIAAGIFIVLISGVFSKIKVLFPPLITGTIITVIGLTLIPVAVEKMGGGLASTPTFGSVDNLLLAFTTIVLIVVIQVWGKGFIRSISVLVGLAGGTALAAVLGMVDLQPIGEATWFHFPQPFYFGTPTFDISSILLIIIISIVSMVESTGVYFALGDITGKHVGEQELKKGYRAEGLAVILGGIFNTFPYTGFSQNVGLVQLSGIKTRKPIYFSAFFLIILGLLPKVGAAAQIIPEPVLGGGMLVMFGMVAVQGMKMLAKVNFDNDKNLLIIAISIGFGLGFNMMPELFAKLPETITMFTGNGIVMSSITAIVLNFLFNGVKTENQESA
- the purE gene encoding 5-(carboxyamino)imidazole ribonucleotide mutase, whose protein sequence is MSTIVSVIMGSTSDWETMKHACDILEEFQIPYEKKVVSAHRTPDYMFTFAETARERGIKVIIAGAGGAAHLPGMVAAKTTLPVIGVPVQSKALNGLDSLLSIVQMPGGVPVATTAIGKAGATNAGLLAVQMLSMYDLEITEKLKERRESLEQIVMESSDDLE
- the purK gene encoding 5-(carboxyamino)imidazole ribonucleotide synthase; translation: MMTLNKPVLPGQMIGIVGGGQLGKMMALSAKEMGFRIAVLDPSVDCPAAQVADWHLLAEYNDLEALEELANRSEVVTYEFENVDVDSLVHIQPLVDIPQGTDLLAITQDRLLEKSFLESNNIVIAPYATIVSPTDIQDAIDGIGYPCVLKTTRGGYDGKGQYVLYSPSDLAPSMNLLKEGTCVLEAWIPFEKEISVLVSGNGQGDIETFPVGENIHRNNILHETIVPARVDDEVIEEAQRIARLIAKEVNLAGTLAVEMFLTNNGGIYVNELAPRPHNSGHYTIEACTFSQFDTHIRGICGWSIPTIELLSDAVMVNIMGDEIFETMDFVTEKMNWHFHYYGKTEAKPARKMGHITILTDDIFDTLEEIYQTSIWD
- the purB gene encoding adenylosuccinate lyase; amino-acid sequence: MIDRYSRPEMRTIWTDENRYQAWLEVEILADEAWAELGDIPKEDVEKIRANASFDVARILEIEETTRHDVVAFTRAVSETLGEERKWVHYGLTSTDVVDTAYGYLLKQANDILRKDLQTFTDIIGEKAKEHKHTVMMGRTHGVHAEPTTFGLKLALWYSEMKRNIERFEHAAKGVEAGKISGAVGTFANIPPFVEEYVCGKLGIRPQEISTQVLPRDLHAEYFSAMALIATSIEKFATEIRGLQKSETREVEEFFAKGQKGSSAMPHKRNPIGSENMSGLARVVRGHMITAYENVSLWHERDISHSSAERIIIPDTTMLLNYMLNRFGNIVKNLTVFPENMKRNMNATFGLIYSQRVLLKLIDHGMTREEAYDLVQPKTAYAWDHQTDFKPLLEQDEKITSVLSQEELDDAFDYNYHLKNVDTIFERVGL